From a single Nostoc edaphicum CCNP1411 genomic region:
- a CDS encoding dynamin family protein gives MDTSLVSSQTVELLSQITGQKLTQKNLTPPVIFLANLVTVLLGVIFVDGTVAESEKQRLLTTLYRFSNPESDVRKLTHLMIKGVKDNQVYKQVNSLLVLAAPLSESEKLLLIGFGYEMSAADGEIDPHEKKYLEIVAKDLGIQSQHLAILEAGFTHQENVEPVDLNEVHFLLSPARFQELDTIFVKAASDMLAALPAKPEHKITKHHSNISYRELAKFQENRKQLETYCGQISQIVKDCNERSFLPYTLIEEIEKVFKKIKLQRFRLAVVGEFSKGKSTLLNALLGEEIQPVREIPCSGAVTVLKHGIQKRIICRYQNGTEEEITFEEYQLKATISENAAIDCLSDELADSQIDEIVFEHPDLELCSNGVEIVDSPGLNEHPDRTKITQKLLKDTDAVIFLTNASCSLTQVERDLLHDLKNQLNLNYGRENEPVNNLFVVGNFIDLVRSDKGREQVRQRIERFVNGQNPILVGENRVHLISAQATLEAILQGDENEYLKSFQNFTQSIDKFLTFDSGNLKIKQFITQINAMSQKSLDGLYQFEDILKGKIQISEAEKHKILEKIGEASGRDVKIKNLAEIQQKEVIKQATHSWTKWREELKENIIQQSQHWDSPHSPAFSQDKLIKDYINQFTKTVSREIDTWGNTKVRDVILLKSIEDLDTKIAYELNAIQSEFQSIDMRIQTNLSQQLKLSINGINDDFMGLGGIGGGLGIGGALAAGLMVFTGFGFIAIVIASLAAAIAGSFGLGMLDFDGLKNKIKAKVIEIGFQKFNDSMDKNKLPTQLDEILGSVFENRVESASGVIAQAIALYENLLEQQEKAHNETLEQREAEKMWIYQKRQELEQVQNGLEIILSKCTIV, from the coding sequence ATGGATACTTCACTAGTTAGCTCTCAGACTGTTGAGCTATTGTCGCAGATTACTGGACAAAAACTGACTCAAAAGAATCTGACACCACCTGTAATTTTTCTGGCAAATTTAGTCACGGTGTTACTGGGAGTAATATTTGTAGATGGCACAGTCGCAGAGTCAGAAAAGCAACGTTTACTTACAACCCTTTATCGATTTAGTAATCCAGAAAGTGATGTGCGTAAGTTGACACATTTGATGATTAAGGGAGTCAAAGATAATCAAGTTTATAAGCAAGTTAATAGCTTATTAGTATTGGCGGCTCCACTTTCAGAGTCAGAAAAACTTTTGTTGATTGGTTTTGGCTATGAAATGTCAGCAGCAGATGGTGAAATTGACCCTCACGAGAAAAAATATTTGGAGATAGTTGCCAAGGACTTAGGCATTCAATCACAACATTTAGCAATTTTAGAAGCTGGTTTTACTCATCAAGAAAATGTGGAGCCTGTTGATTTAAATGAAGTGCATTTTTTACTCAGCCCTGCTCGCTTTCAGGAACTGGATACTATATTTGTCAAGGCTGCAAGTGATATGCTAGCCGCTCTACCTGCTAAACCAGAACACAAAATAACTAAACACCATAGCAATATATCCTATAGGGAGTTGGCAAAATTCCAGGAAAATCGTAAGCAATTAGAAACTTATTGTGGTCAAATCTCTCAAATAGTTAAAGATTGTAATGAGCGTAGCTTCTTACCTTATACTTTAATAGAAGAGATAGAAAAAGTATTTAAAAAAATAAAATTACAACGTTTTCGTTTAGCAGTTGTAGGCGAATTTAGTAAAGGAAAATCAACCTTACTGAATGCCTTGCTAGGTGAAGAAATCCAACCTGTGAGAGAAATTCCTTGTAGCGGCGCTGTGACAGTTTTGAAACATGGAATACAAAAGCGAATAATTTGTAGATATCAAAATGGAACAGAGGAAGAGATTACTTTTGAAGAATATCAACTAAAGGCAACGATTTCAGAAAATGCAGCTATAGATTGCCTAAGTGATGAATTGGCTGATTCTCAAATTGATGAAATTGTTTTTGAGCATCCTGATTTAGAGTTATGTAGTAATGGGGTAGAAATTGTAGATTCTCCAGGATTAAATGAACACCCTGACCGCACTAAGATAACTCAAAAACTTCTTAAAGATACTGATGCAGTTATTTTTCTAACTAATGCCTCATGTTCTCTAACTCAAGTAGAACGCGACTTACTCCACGATCTGAAAAATCAACTAAATCTAAATTATGGTAGAGAAAATGAACCTGTAAATAATCTTTTTGTAGTAGGAAATTTTATAGATTTAGTGCGTAGTGATAAGGGACGTGAGCAGGTTAGACAGAGAATCGAAAGATTTGTAAATGGTCAAAATCCTATACTGGTAGGTGAAAACAGAGTTCATTTAATTTCTGCTCAAGCTACGCTAGAGGCAATCTTGCAGGGAGATGAAAATGAGTATTTGAAATCCTTCCAAAATTTTACTCAGTCTATTGATAAATTTCTGACTTTTGACAGTGGAAACCTGAAAATTAAGCAGTTTATTACTCAAATAAATGCAATGTCACAAAAAAGTTTAGATGGATTATATCAATTTGAGGATATTTTAAAGGGTAAAATTCAAATTTCGGAAGCAGAAAAGCATAAAATTTTGGAAAAGATAGGAGAAGCTAGTGGGCGAGATGTCAAAATCAAAAACTTAGCAGAAATTCAACAAAAAGAAGTAATAAAACAAGCTACTCATTCATGGACTAAGTGGCGTGAAGAACTGAAAGAAAATATTATTCAACAAAGTCAACACTGGGATTCGCCACACAGTCCTGCTTTTAGTCAAGACAAACTCATTAAGGACTACATAAATCAATTTACTAAAACTGTGTCACGAGAAATAGATACATGGGGTAATACAAAAGTTAGAGATGTCATTTTACTCAAGAGTATTGAAGATTTAGATACAAAAATAGCTTATGAGCTAAATGCCATTCAAAGTGAATTTCAAAGCATAGATATGCGGATACAAACAAATTTAAGTCAGCAACTTAAACTTTCCATCAATGGCATAAATGATGATTTTATGGGTTTGGGAGGGATTGGTGGTGGTCTTGGGATTGGTGGTGCTTTAGCTGCTGGATTAATGGTATTTACAGGGTTTGGATTTATCGCTATAGTTATTGCAAGCCTGGCTGCTGCAATTGCTGGTTCGTTTGGTTTAGGAATGCTAGATTTTGATGGGCTAAAAAACAAAATAAAGGCGAAAGTAATTGAAATAGGATTTCAAAAATTTAATGATTCAATGGATAAAAATAAATTACCCACGCAATTAGATGAAATTCTCGGCTCAGTCTTTGAAAATCGAGTTGAATCAGCTAGTGGAGTAATTGCACAAGCGATCGCACTTTACGAAAATCTCCTCGAACAGCAGGAAAAGGCTCACAACGAAACCTTGGAACAACGTGAGGCTGAAAAGATGTGGATTTACCAAAAGCGCCAAGAACTTGAGCAAGTACAGAATGGGCTAGAAATCATTCTCAGTAAATGCACGATTGTTTAA
- the bchI gene encoding magnesium chelatase ATPase subunit I, with protein sequence MSPTAQSTASARRVVFPFTAIVGQEEMKLALLLNVIDPKIGGVMIMGDRGTGKSTTIRALADLLPEISVVANDPFSSDPSDPDLMSDEVRQLLEQGAEIPVAHKKVQMVDLPLGATEDRVCGTIDIEKALSEGVKAFEPGLLAKANRGILYVDEVNLLDDHLVDVLLDSAASGWNTVEREGISIRHPARFVLVGSGNPEEGELRPQLLDRFGMHAEIHTVKEPALRVQIVEQRADFDQNPPAFLENYKPQQEALQEQIVNAQQLLPKVNMDYDLRVKISEVCSELDVDGLRGDIVSNRAAKALTAYEGRTEVTVDDIHRVITLCLRHRLRKDPLESIDSGYKVAKVFSRVFGVELPESDTAQKNGTGQKLGARG encoded by the coding sequence GTGAGTCCAACTGCTCAATCCACGGCAAGTGCGCGTCGCGTAGTATTTCCTTTTACGGCAATAGTGGGCCAGGAAGAAATGAAACTGGCGCTGCTATTGAACGTGATTGACCCCAAAATTGGGGGTGTAATGATTATGGGCGATCGCGGCACCGGAAAATCCACAACTATCCGGGCGCTGGCGGATCTGCTGCCAGAAATTTCTGTGGTTGCTAATGACCCCTTCAGTAGCGATCCTAGCGACCCCGACTTGATGAGCGATGAAGTCCGCCAACTGTTAGAACAAGGGGCAGAAATTCCCGTAGCTCACAAAAAAGTCCAAATGGTAGACTTGCCACTAGGAGCCACAGAAGACCGAGTTTGTGGCACAATCGACATCGAGAAAGCTTTATCTGAAGGTGTCAAAGCTTTTGAACCAGGACTGCTGGCAAAGGCTAACCGAGGTATTCTCTATGTAGATGAAGTCAACTTACTAGACGACCATCTTGTAGACGTGTTACTCGACTCCGCCGCCAGTGGATGGAACACTGTAGAACGGGAAGGTATTTCTATTCGTCACCCAGCACGTTTCGTTCTTGTGGGTTCTGGAAATCCAGAAGAAGGCGAACTACGCCCCCAATTGCTCGATCGCTTTGGGATGCACGCAGAAATTCACACAGTAAAGGAACCAGCCTTGCGGGTGCAAATCGTAGAACAACGGGCGGATTTTGATCAAAATCCTCCAGCATTTCTCGAAAATTACAAACCCCAGCAAGAAGCATTGCAAGAGCAGATTGTCAATGCTCAACAGCTTTTGCCAAAAGTGAACATGGACTATGATCTGCGGGTGAAAATTTCTGAAGTCTGTTCAGAATTGGATGTAGATGGTTTGCGGGGTGACATTGTTAGTAACCGCGCCGCCAAAGCCTTAACAGCTTATGAAGGACGCACTGAAGTTACAGTTGATGATATCCATCGCGTAATTACGCTATGTTTGCGTCACAGACTGCGGAAAGACCCCTTAGAATCGATTGATTCTGGCTACAAAGTAGCCAAAGTTTTTAGCCGCGTCTTTGGCGTCGAACTACCAGAAAGTGATACTGCACAAAAAAACGGTACAGGTCAAAAGTTAGGGGCTAGAGGTTAA
- a CDS encoding GldG family protein, which produces MKIVAKNKLWKYLFWLGPFLITVGLTVGLVSEQWGLIPLAFIIAGLVISGLGIIWQSYQNNWWKRRSTQAGTNALVATLAVLAILGLINFLGTRYHLRADLTEAQLFTLAPQSRELVSALPQPVKVWVFDINQNPQDQELLENYQRQSSKFKYEYIDPQTRPGLAEKFGVKDYGEVYLESGDKRQLVQTVNQNERLSEIRLTSRLQQLTSSTTAKVYLLQGHGERQLSAGKDAISQAVQGLGDKNFTTSPLNLAETSKVPQDAAVVIVAGPKRGLFEGEVKALQEYLNRGGNLLLMIDPNTDPKLNSLLQEWGVRLDNRLAVDVSGESVIGLGPATPLVTEYGQHPITKDFGNGNSFYPVARPLEITSVPGVEATPLLRTKPYPSSWAESDLQSEKLEFNADKDLPGPLTLGVALTRKQAAKSATTPQASPTPSPLPSPTTQAQTPPTPPASPTPAPSPTPSSQTATESRLVVLGNSNFATDGLFQQQLNGDVFLNSVTWLSQQDQQPLSIRPKEPKNRRITLTTTQGNLLIVSSLLVLPLIGFAIAVLLWWKRR; this is translated from the coding sequence ATGAAGATAGTTGCAAAAAATAAACTGTGGAAATATTTATTTTGGTTAGGCCCATTCCTAATTACGGTCGGTTTAACAGTTGGATTAGTCTCTGAACAGTGGGGACTAATTCCATTAGCATTTATAATTGCAGGACTTGTGATTAGTGGGTTGGGGATAATATGGCAAAGCTACCAGAATAACTGGTGGAAGCGTCGTTCTACCCAAGCTGGAACTAATGCCCTAGTGGCAACTTTAGCAGTATTAGCAATATTGGGATTGATTAACTTTTTGGGAACTCGCTATCACTTGCGGGCAGACTTAACAGAAGCTCAATTATTTACCCTTGCGCCTCAGTCACGGGAATTAGTAAGTGCATTACCACAGCCAGTTAAGGTGTGGGTGTTTGATATTAACCAGAATCCCCAAGACCAAGAATTGCTAGAAAATTATCAACGACAAAGCTCAAAATTTAAATATGAGTATATTGACCCCCAAACAAGACCAGGACTTGCAGAAAAGTTTGGCGTCAAAGATTACGGGGAAGTTTATTTAGAATCTGGCGATAAACGGCAATTAGTGCAAACAGTCAATCAAAATGAGCGTCTGTCAGAAATCAGATTAACTAGTCGCCTGCAACAACTAACAAGTTCAACCACAGCCAAAGTTTACTTACTCCAAGGTCATGGCGAACGCCAACTTTCGGCTGGTAAAGATGCAATATCACAAGCAGTTCAGGGATTAGGCGACAAAAACTTTACAACATCTCCGCTGAATCTAGCAGAAACCTCCAAAGTTCCTCAAGATGCCGCTGTCGTCATAGTAGCTGGCCCCAAGCGAGGGCTGTTTGAGGGCGAAGTCAAAGCTTTACAAGAATATCTGAATCGTGGCGGTAACTTACTGTTGATGATTGATCCTAATACTGATCCCAAACTTAACAGCTTGCTACAAGAGTGGGGTGTTCGTTTAGATAATCGTTTAGCAGTCGATGTTTCAGGTGAAAGCGTCATAGGACTTGGCCCTGCAACGCCCTTAGTAACAGAATATGGACAACACCCAATTACCAAAGATTTCGGTAACGGTAATTCTTTTTATCCAGTTGCACGACCACTAGAAATTACTTCTGTACCCGGTGTTGAGGCTACTCCTCTGCTGCGAACCAAACCCTATCCCAGCAGTTGGGCAGAAAGCGACCTCCAAAGCGAAAAATTGGAGTTTAATGCAGATAAAGACCTTCCAGGGCCTCTTACCTTGGGTGTTGCCCTAACAAGAAAACAAGCAGCTAAATCTGCTACCACTCCCCAAGCTTCACCAACACCTTCACCCCTACCATCACCAACCACCCAAGCTCAAACTCCCCCCACTCCCCCTGCCTCCCCTACTCCTGCTCCTTCCCCCACTCCCTCATCTCAAACAGCTACCGAGTCACGGTTAGTAGTTTTAGGAAATTCTAATTTCGCCACTGATGGCTTGTTTCAACAGCAACTAAATGGAGATGTATTCCTCAACTCAGTTACTTGGCTGAGTCAACAGGATCAGCAACCCCTTTCCATTCGCCCCAAAGAACCGAAAAACCGTCGAATAACCCTGACTACTACCCAAGGCAATCTTTTAATAGTGTCGTCTTTATTGGTTTTACCCTTAATTGGGTTTGCGATCGCAGTTCTTCTCTGGTGGAAACGACGGTAA
- a CDS encoding DUF4340 domain-containing protein, whose protein sequence is MKLPRTTLILMLLALGLGGFVYFYEIRGATVREEAKEQKQKIFSFAEDDVQSLTVKTKKLTLNLERSPESSNPKWLIKSPISGPANDAIVSYLMDLLVKGNSDRTLSTPAKELGEFALDQPQATINITLKNRQSHQLILGKSNFNGSFLYAHTDPATKPDGNINVLLVSTDFANAVNRELSEWKQPVDNSQKLPGLSTPLPTPTNGK, encoded by the coding sequence ATGAAATTGCCACGAACGACTTTAATTTTGATGCTGCTAGCTCTGGGTTTAGGTGGTTTTGTTTACTTCTATGAAATTCGGGGCGCAACTGTGCGAGAAGAAGCAAAGGAGCAAAAGCAGAAAATTTTCTCTTTTGCAGAAGATGATGTCCAGTCCTTAACGGTCAAGACAAAAAAACTCACCTTGAATCTGGAACGTAGCCCTGAATCTAGTAACCCCAAGTGGTTAATCAAATCTCCGATATCTGGCCCAGCAAACGATGCTATTGTTTCTTATTTAATGGATTTGCTGGTCAAGGGTAATAGCGATCGCACTTTATCAACTCCAGCAAAAGAGCTTGGAGAATTTGCTTTAGATCAACCCCAAGCAACTATTAATATCACCCTGAAAAACCGACAAAGCCATCAGTTGATTTTGGGCAAATCTAACTTTAACGGTAGCTTTTTGTATGCTCACACTGACCCAGCGACAAAGCCCGATGGAAATATAAATGTACTATTGGTATCTACAGATTTTGCAAATGCTGTGAATCGGGAATTATCAGAGTGGAAGCAACCTGTAGATAATAGTCAGAAACTACCTGGACTCAGCACCCCTTTACCAACTCCGACCAATGGTAAATGA
- a CDS encoding ATP-dependent Zn protease yields MSQTSLNLVAISIFLMTLSVLLGPFLNLSPAVPALATFTILGIATLDSFSLQGKGGTIFVDWIAGFSKEHRDRIVHHEAGHFLVAYLLGIPVTGYTLSAWEAWKQGQSGQGGVSFDDGELASQLEVGKISAQMLDRYCTVWMAGIAAETLVFNNAEGGSDDKNKLIGVLTILGFSESAYQQKLRFHALQAKTLLQENWSSYEALVNAMRQRTSVEDCHAELGVGSGE; encoded by the coding sequence ATGAGCCAAACTAGCCTAAATTTAGTTGCAATATCTATCTTTCTCATGACCCTATCGGTACTGTTGGGGCCGTTCTTAAACTTATCACCAGCAGTACCGGCACTTGCTACCTTCACCATCTTAGGCATAGCGACATTAGATAGCTTTAGCTTGCAAGGCAAGGGTGGTACTATCTTTGTAGATTGGATTGCTGGTTTTTCAAAAGAACACCGCGATCGCATCGTCCACCACGAAGCTGGGCATTTCTTAGTTGCTTACCTGTTGGGTATTCCCGTTACCGGCTACACACTCAGCGCTTGGGAAGCTTGGAAACAGGGACAATCTGGGCAAGGCGGTGTTAGCTTTGATGATGGCGAATTAGCATCTCAATTAGAAGTGGGTAAAATCAGCGCCCAAATGCTAGACCGCTACTGCACTGTTTGGATGGCGGGTATTGCTGCTGAAACCCTAGTTTTTAATAATGCTGAGGGTGGATCTGATGATAAAAACAAACTGATAGGAGTCTTGACAATTTTAGGCTTTTCTGAATCAGCTTATCAGCAGAAACTACGGTTTCATGCCCTCCAGGCAAAAACTCTACTGCAAGAAAATTGGTCTAGCTACGAGGCTTTAGTTAATGCCATGCGACAACGCACTTCGGTAGAAGATTGTCATGCTGAGTTAGGAGTAGGAAGTGGGGAGTGA
- the purU gene encoding formyltetrahydrofolate deformylase gives MTNPTATLLISCPDQRGLVAKFANFIYSNGGNIIHADQHTDFAAGLFLTRIEWQLDGFNLPREFIAPAFNAIAQPLGAKWEIRFSDTVPRIAIWVSRQDHCLFDLIWRQRAKEFIGEIPLIISNHSNLKVVAEQFNIDFQHIPITKDNKSEQEAQQLELLRQYKIDLVVLAKYMQIVSADFISQFPQIINIHHSFLPAFIGANPYHRAFERGVKIIGATAHYATADLDAGPIIEQDVVRVSHRDEVDDLVRKGKDLERVVLARAVRSHLQNRVLVYGNRTVVFE, from the coding sequence ATGACAAATCCGACAGCAACACTGCTAATTTCCTGCCCAGATCAACGGGGATTGGTGGCGAAATTTGCCAATTTCATCTACTCTAACGGTGGTAATATTATCCATGCAGATCAGCATACAGACTTTGCCGCTGGGTTATTCCTTACGCGCATTGAATGGCAGTTAGATGGGTTCAATTTACCGCGAGAATTTATTGCCCCTGCTTTTAATGCGATCGCTCAACCTCTAGGCGCTAAGTGGGAAATACGTTTTTCTGATACAGTACCACGCATAGCTATTTGGGTAAGTCGGCAAGACCATTGTCTATTTGATTTAATTTGGCGACAACGTGCCAAAGAATTTATTGGTGAAATTCCTTTAATTATTAGTAACCATTCTAATTTAAAGGTAGTGGCAGAGCAATTTAATATCGACTTTCAGCACATTCCTATTACTAAAGACAATAAATCAGAACAAGAAGCCCAACAACTAGAATTACTACGCCAGTACAAAATAGATTTAGTTGTATTGGCAAAATATATGCAGATTGTTAGTGCAGATTTTATTAGTCAATTTCCGCAAATTATTAATATACATCATTCATTTTTACCAGCTTTTATCGGAGCTAACCCTTATCACCGAGCTTTTGAACGTGGGGTAAAAATTATTGGTGCAACAGCGCATTATGCCACTGCTGATTTAGATGCAGGCCCAATTATTGAACAGGATGTGGTGCGAGTCAGTCACCGGGATGAAGTTGATGATTTGGTGAGAAAAGGCAAAGATTTGGAAAGAGTTGTATTAGCAAGAGCGGTGCGATCGCACTTACAAAATCGTGTATTAGTATATGGAAATAGAACAGTAGTCTTTGAGTAA
- a CDS encoding glycoside hydrolase family 10 protein produces MKSPFIVQIWRRALKSLFPILILISFVTVLLVDSFTPAIAQIPRQEIRGVWMTTNDFDTLKNRAKVQDAVTQLRRMNFNTVYPVVWNSGYVMYPSAIAQRAGIQPFVYKGSDGHDILADLITQAHRQGLLVIPWFEFGFMAPPTSELALNYPDWFTQKRDGSQTSISAAGEVMWLNPFHPQVQQFITNLVLETVTQYDADGIQFDDHMSLPHEFGYDQYTVALYTKETKNPPPTNPQDQAWIKWRADKITAFMVQLNQAVKQRKPQAIFSVSPNYYDFAYKFHLQDWLSWMRQNIVDELIVQIYRPDLQSFVANISRPEIQEAQQTIPTGIGIMTGLRNNPVPMQQIKSQVRATQERGLGVTFFYYESLWNDALEPLNERQAAFGTLFPSPALRARVD; encoded by the coding sequence ATGAAATCACCTTTTATTGTTCAAATTTGGCGGCGAGCGCTCAAGTCTCTTTTTCCGATTCTCATTTTAATATCCTTTGTTACGGTATTACTGGTAGACAGTTTCACTCCTGCCATCGCACAGATACCCCGTCAGGAAATTCGCGGGGTTTGGATGACTACTAATGATTTTGACACCCTCAAGAATCGCGCCAAAGTGCAGGATGCGGTAACTCAACTACGGCGGATGAACTTCAATACAGTTTATCCTGTGGTATGGAATTCTGGTTATGTGATGTATCCCAGTGCGATCGCGCAACGTGCAGGTATTCAACCTTTTGTCTACAAAGGTTCAGATGGACATGATATTCTTGCAGACCTGATTACTCAAGCCCATCGTCAAGGATTGCTAGTAATTCCCTGGTTTGAGTTTGGTTTTATGGCTCCCCCAACCTCAGAACTTGCACTGAATTATCCGGATTGGTTCACACAAAAGCGAGATGGTAGCCAAACTTCAATCAGTGCAGCGGGTGAGGTGATGTGGCTTAATCCCTTCCATCCCCAAGTGCAACAGTTCATCACCAATCTTGTGCTGGAAACTGTTACCCAATATGATGCCGATGGCATTCAGTTTGACGATCACATGAGTTTGCCCCATGAGTTTGGTTACGACCAATATACAGTTGCTTTATATACCAAAGAAACTAAGAATCCTCCCCCAACTAATCCCCAAGATCAGGCATGGATAAAGTGGCGGGCAGATAAAATTACGGCCTTCATGGTACAACTTAACCAAGCGGTAAAGCAGAGAAAACCCCAGGCAATTTTCTCCGTTTCTCCCAATTACTATGATTTTGCTTACAAGTTTCACCTGCAAGATTGGCTAAGTTGGATGCGACAAAATATTGTGGACGAGTTAATTGTGCAAATTTATCGTCCCGATCTGCAAAGTTTTGTGGCAAATATTTCCCGCCCAGAAATTCAAGAAGCGCAACAAACAATTCCAACTGGAATTGGCATTATGACAGGGTTACGAAATAACCCAGTTCCCATGCAGCAAATTAAGTCTCAAGTGCGGGCTACTCAAGAACGCGGTTTAGGCGTAACCTTCTTTTACTATGAAAGCCTTTGGAATGATGCTTTAGAACCCTTAAACGAGCGACAAGCTGCATTTGGAACTCTCTTTCCATCTCCCGCACTCCGCGCCAGAGTTGATTGA